The Macrobrachium nipponense isolate FS-2020 chromosome 19, ASM1510439v2, whole genome shotgun sequence genome contains a region encoding:
- the LOC135214563 gene encoding zinc finger protein 277-like, with protein MDAYGSDFATLDLNFDSEDPVTCIFCNDQFNITEDEQPLLQHLLTVHKFVIGEVEAIADLRQYVSYWGKLQYVNLKDYCVIFNTNTEPGAKFPSETYYLLCSKLPEDKEIRSTLSKLKLKYVLKMKEKEMRDTTFSRKCIYCSETITGGVANCFQHLTFSHGFSVGKPDDIVFGARLLDVMEEKLRKLQCLFCENTFKTHVVMRVHMRKKQHRCLNPKNKLYDRFYLLNYLKPGTPWELAKHDRTLESDIDSLHEEERGQGYGDPLWTDWQEDHVPPTTCLFCDFTTSKVPGGLFNHMVAYHKFDFESVTKGFKFYERVKVINCIRCFMSECLCLTCPLKFSSRDALLKHMSEANHCKLPPTSMWDHSQYLIPVLENDGLLYHLEDTEISDSSFSDDGKAIVPEDVVLFSNSVLEDDKLREEITGANDMDAVAMCLFCRYSAVGEYPHTLIYNHMRVLHCFDFMEVVNGQPFYNQVKLINYIRWRTARSECYYCGKVFDGMISMEEHRALEGHNVLPDLHMFEDARWLQPVFEGDILLQKIREAGDSDEETADNPQACSVDNVFSEDIHVPPSILNDRRLRQELLENMACHIVQFD; from the coding sequence TGCCACTTTGGACTTAAATTTTGATTCTGAGGACCCTGTCacttgtattttctgtaatgatcAGTTCAATATAACTGAAGATGAGCAGCCACTTTTGCAACACCTTCTTACAGTTCACAAGTTTGTCATTGGAGAAGTTGAAGCAATTGCTGATCTCAGACAGTACGTATCATATTGGGGAAAACTGCAGTATGTAAACTTGAAAGATTATTGTGTTATTTTTAACACCAATACTGAGCCAGGAGCTAAATTTCCATCTGAAACTTACTATCTTTTATGTAGTAAACTTCCTGAAGATAAAGAGATAAGGTCAACTTTGAGTAAATTGAAGCTTAAATATGTTTTAAAgatgaaggaaaaagaaatgcgGGATACAACTTTCTCACGTAAGTGCATTTATTGCAGTGAAACCATAACAGGTGGTGTGGCTAATTGCTTTCAGCATCTTACTTTTAGCCATGGATTTTCAGTCGGTAAACCAGATGACATTGTCTTTGGGGCTCGGTTACTTGATGTTATGGAGGAAAAGTTAAGAAAGTTACAGTGCCTGTTTTGTGAAAATACTTTCAAAACACATGTAGTCATGAGAGTGCACATGCGAAAGAAACAGCATCGATGTCTTAATCCTAAAAACAAATTGTATGATAGATTTTATCTCTTGAATTATTTAAAACCAGGAACACCTTGGGAATTAGCTAAACATGATCGTACTTTAGAGAGTGACATAGACAGTTTACATGAAGAAGAGAGAGGTCAGGGTTATGGAGATCCTCTATGGACTGACTGGCAGGAGGACCATGTACCTCCCACTACTTGCCTCTTCTGTGATTTTACAACAAGCAAAGTTCCAGGAGGTCTTTTCAATCATATGGTAGCGTACCACAAATTCGACTTTGAAAGTGTTACAAAAGGTTTTAAATTCTATGAACGGGTTAAAGTGATAAATTGCATAAGATGTTTTATGAGTGAATGTCTTTGTTTAACATgtcctttgaagttttcctctcgTGATGCACTTCTGAAACACATGAGTGAGGCCAATCACTGCAAATTGCCTCCTACATCTATGTGGGACCATTCTCAATATCTTATCCCTGTGCTTGAAAATGATGGGTTGCTGTATCATTTAGAAGATACTGAAATCAGTGACTCTTCTTTTTCTGATGATGGGAAAGCTATTGTTCCTGAAGATGTAGTGTTGTTCAGTAACTCTGTTTTAGAGGATGATAAATTGAGAGAAGAAATAACTGGCGCCAATGATATGGATGCTGTTGCAATGTGCTTGTTTTGTCGTTACTCGGCAGTAGGGGAGTATCCTCACACGTTGATTTATAATCATATGCGTGTTCTGCATTGCTTTGACTTTATGGAAGTTGTTAATGGCCAGCCTTTTTATAATCAGGTAAAACTTATCAATTACATTCGATGGAGAACTGCTAGAAGTGAGTGCTACTATTGTGGAAAAGTGTTTGATGGTATGATTTCAATGGAAGAACACAGAGCACTAGAGGGACACAATGTTCTTCCAGACTTGCACATGTTCGAAGATGCAAGATGGTTACAGCCTGTATTTGAAGGTGACATTTTGTTGCAAAAAATTAGGGAAGCTGGAGATTCTGATGAAGAAACTGCAGACAATCCCCAGGCCTGTTCAGTGGACAATGTTTTCAGTGAGGACATACATGTACCTCCATCAATTTTAAATGACAGAAGATTGCGCCAAGAATTGCTGGAAAATATGGCATGTCATATTGTGCAGTTTGATTAG